In the Thermodesulfovibrio yellowstonii DSM 11347 genome, one interval contains:
- the glgP gene encoding alpha-glucan family phosphorylase, which produces MVIDEFIKEPRIAYFSMEIGIIPEMHTYSGGLGILAGDTLKSAADLRIPMIGITLIHRMGYFRQELDPFGRQIEHPDPWDIEKYLNKLDVMVEVKIENKPVYVTAWLYVIQSTTGGKLPILFLDTDIPENDPQYRTLTHYLYGGDLEYRLKQEIVLGIGGIKILNELGFEIKKYHMNEGHSSFLTLELLQRFKRPIEEVWSEELVWNIEKVKNLCVFTTHTPVAAGHDRFPYELIQKIAGEIVPLWLLKKLAGDGMLNMTLLGFNLSEFINGVSKKHEEVSEKMFPGYEIHAITNGIHSYTWVSEPFKTLYNKYLPGWANEPEIFVRAWRIPEDELWDAHIQAKKHLIDFVNRITGANLNYDTFTIGFARRATPYKRADLLISDIERLAMIGEGKIQIIYAGKAHPRDEGGKKLIQKIFEVKEKLKNKVKIVYLPNYDMAMAMKLVAGVDIWLNNPLKPYEASGTSGMKASHNGVPNLSVLDGWWIEGWIEGYTGWAIGTLEETSDPKKDAEDLYYKLSSEILPLFYENRHIWIKIMKNAIAMNAYYFNTHRMVRFYVTEAYIR; this is translated from the coding sequence ATGGTCATAGATGAATTTATTAAAGAGCCAAGAATTGCTTACTTTTCAATGGAAATAGGAATAATACCAGAAATGCACACATATAGTGGTGGACTTGGTATTTTAGCTGGAGATACTTTAAAATCAGCAGCTGATTTAAGAATTCCAATGATTGGTATTACACTAATTCATAGAATGGGATACTTTAGACAGGAACTTGATCCATTTGGAAGACAGATTGAACATCCAGATCCATGGGACATTGAAAAATATTTAAATAAACTTGATGTAATGGTTGAAGTAAAAATAGAAAATAAACCTGTTTATGTAACTGCTTGGCTATATGTTATACAGAGCACAACAGGCGGGAAACTTCCTATCTTATTTCTTGATACAGACATTCCGGAAAATGATCCTCAATATAGAACTCTTACTCACTATCTTTATGGCGGAGATTTAGAATATCGTCTTAAGCAAGAAATTGTTCTTGGTATTGGAGGCATAAAAATTCTTAATGAACTTGGTTTTGAAATCAAAAAATATCATATGAATGAAGGACATTCAAGTTTTTTAACTCTGGAACTTCTTCAGAGATTTAAAAGACCAATTGAAGAAGTCTGGTCTGAGGAACTTGTATGGAATATTGAAAAAGTAAAAAATTTATGTGTTTTTACAACTCATACTCCAGTTGCTGCAGGACATGACAGATTTCCATATGAACTTATTCAAAAAATAGCTGGAGAAATAGTTCCACTATGGCTTTTAAAAAAGCTCGCTGGAGACGGAATGTTAAATATGACTTTGCTGGGATTTAATTTGAGCGAATTTATCAATGGAGTCTCTAAAAAACATGAGGAAGTCTCTGAAAAAATGTTTCCTGGTTATGAAATACATGCAATAACAAATGGAATACACTCCTATACATGGGTATCAGAGCCTTTCAAAACTCTTTATAATAAATATCTACCAGGATGGGCAAATGAGCCTGAAATATTTGTAAGAGCATGGAGAATTCCTGAGGATGAACTCTGGGATGCACATATTCAGGCAAAGAAACATTTAATTGACTTTGTTAACAGAATAACGGGTGCTAATTTAAACTATGATACCTTCACAATAGGTTTTGCAAGAAGAGCAACTCCTTATAAAAGAGCAGATTTATTGATTTCGGATATTGAAAGACTTGCGATGATTGGAGAAGGAAAAATTCAAATAATATATGCTGGTAAGGCTCATCCAAGAGATGAAGGTGGGAAAAAACTTATTCAGAAAATTTTTGAAGTCAAAGAAAAATTAAAAAATAAGGTCAAAATAGTTTATTTACCAAATTATGACATGGCAATGGCAATGAAACTTGTTGCAGGAGTTGATATCTGGCTTAATAATCCTCTAAAACCATATGAGGCATCAGGTACATCTGGAATGAAAGCCTCTCATAATGGTGTCCCTAATTTAAGCGTTCTTGATGGATGGTGGATAGAAGGATGGATTGAAGGTTATACAGGCTGGGCTATTGGAACTCTTGAAGAAACTTCAGATCCCAAGAAAGATGCGGAAGACCTCTATTATAAACTTTCAAGTGAAATCTTACCTTTATTTTATGAAAACCGTCATATATGGATAAAAATAATGAAAAATGCCATAGCAATGAATGCCTATTATTTCAACACTCATAGAATGGTCAGATTTTATGTAACTGAAGCTTATATAAGATAA
- a CDS encoding prepilin peptidase, with protein sequence MEVLIFLVLGLIVGSFLNVCIYRIPRKISIIKPASFCPGCGNSIKLWHNIPVLSFILLKGKCAYCGSRISFRYPFVEILNGILYVLAYLSFGLTPYLLFILIFISAMIVVSFIDIDFQIIPDQISVPLIFIGFIFSLFSHGYTGFVSDFKESLIGIVVGGGSLLIVSIISKGGMGGGDIKLNAAVGAFLGWKAALLTIFIGSLIGSIVGIIIFKKTGNRKIPFGPFLSIGALICLFLGEKILNWYFG encoded by the coding sequence GTGGAAGTTCTGATATTTCTTGTTCTTGGTCTAATTGTTGGCTCATTTCTTAATGTGTGTATTTATAGAATCCCAAGAAAAATCTCTATAATCAAGCCTGCATCATTTTGTCCTGGCTGTGGAAATTCAATTAAACTATGGCATAATATTCCAGTTTTAAGCTTTATATTGCTTAAAGGCAAATGCGCTTACTGTGGCTCGAGAATTTCATTCAGATATCCATTTGTTGAGATATTAAATGGTATTCTTTATGTTTTAGCATATTTAAGTTTTGGTTTAACACCATATTTGTTATTCATTCTAATTTTTATTTCAGCCATGATAGTTGTTTCATTTATTGACATTGATTTTCAAATTATTCCTGATCAAATTTCAGTCCCTTTGATTTTTATCGGTTTTATTTTTTCTCTGTTTTCACATGGTTATACAGGGTTTGTCTCAGATTTTAAAGAATCTTTGATTGGCATAGTTGTTGGTGGAGGAAGTCTTTTGATTGTTTCAATAATAAGCAAAGGAGGCATGGGAGGAGGAGATATAAAATTGAATGCAGCGGTTGGGGCATTTCTTGGATGGAAAGCAGCTTTACTCACAATTTTTATAGGAAGTTTAATAGGTTCAATAGTTGGTATTATAATTTTTAAAAAAACAGGAAACCGCAAGATCCCATTTGGTCCGTTTCTTTCAATTGGTGCCTTGATATGTTTATTTTTAGGTGAAAAAATATTGAATTGGTATTTTGGATAG
- a CDS encoding TatD family nuclease-associated radical SAM protein has translation MIDSHCHLEMFEEEISEVLKRAYDAGISTIITISSDIASIDEIMKITEQYPMVYATVGIHPHDVKELNSEVLKKLFELSRHPKVVGIGEIGLDYHYEHSPKEVQREAFALQLKLARDIGLPVVIHSREAFDDTIKILKEQNVHKGVMHCFSGNLSQAKKAIELGFFISISGVVTFKNAKTIKEVARFVPDEYLMIETDAPYLAPEPMRGKRNEPSFLIYTAKALADLRGVTIEDIDRITTVNVNRLFRIGDLPKGEIAYKIRDTLYLNVTNRCTNVCRFCVRFHTDYVKGHNLRLEKEPSAEDLIQTIGDPKNYKEIVFCGYGEPFLRLDLIKEVAKWIKEQGGRVRVNTNGQGNLIHERKILPELAGLIDSMSISLNAHDSETYNKICNPVKPNAFEAVIEFIKDAKKYVPFVQITVVNLKEVDIKKCEEIANSLGVKFKVRHLDEVG, from the coding sequence ATGATTGATAGCCACTGTCATCTTGAAATGTTTGAAGAAGAAATTTCAGAAGTATTAAAACGTGCCTATGATGCAGGAATAAGTACTATTATCACAATTAGCTCAGATATTGCAAGTATTGATGAAATCATGAAAATAACTGAGCAATATCCGATGGTTTATGCAACTGTTGGTATCCATCCGCATGATGTAAAGGAGTTAAACAGCGAGGTATTAAAAAAGCTTTTTGAACTGAGTAGACATCCAAAAGTAGTTGGTATAGGTGAGATAGGACTTGACTATCATTATGAACATTCACCGAAAGAAGTTCAGCGTGAAGCTTTTGCCTTACAACTTAAACTTGCCCGTGATATAGGACTGCCAGTAGTTATTCATTCAAGAGAAGCCTTTGATGATACAATAAAAATTCTAAAAGAACAAAATGTTCATAAAGGAGTTATGCATTGTTTCAGCGGAAACTTATCTCAGGCAAAGAAAGCTATTGAACTTGGATTTTTTATATCAATATCAGGCGTTGTTACATTCAAAAATGCAAAAACTATTAAAGAAGTTGCTCGGTTTGTTCCAGATGAATATTTGATGATTGAGACAGATGCTCCATATCTTGCACCTGAACCAATGCGGGGTAAAAGAAATGAGCCTTCTTTTTTAATTTACACAGCTAAGGCTTTAGCAGACTTAAGGGGGGTAACTATTGAAGACATTGATAGAATAACTACTGTAAATGTAAATAGGCTTTTTCGTATTGGGGACCTTCCAAAAGGTGAGATTGCTTATAAAATCAGGGATACTCTTTATTTAAATGTAACAAATAGATGCACAAATGTATGCAGATTCTGTGTTAGATTTCATACTGATTATGTTAAAGGACATAATTTAAGGCTTGAAAAAGAACCTTCGGCAGAGGATTTAATACAAACAATAGGCGATCCTAAAAATTATAAAGAGATTGTTTTTTGTGGTTATGGAGAACCCTTTCTAAGACTTGATTTAATTAAAGAAGTGGCAAAATGGATAAAAGAACAAGGTGGTAGGGTGAGAGTCAACACAAATGGACAGGGAAATCTAATTCATGAAAGAAAGATACTTCCAGAACTTGCTGGACTCATTGATTCAATGTCAATAAGTCTTAATGCACATGATAGTGAAACCTACAACAAAATTTGTAATCCTGTTAAGCCAAATGCCTTTGAGGCAGTTATAGAATTTATCAAGGATGCTAAAAAATATGTTCCCTTTGTGCAGATAACAGTGGTTAATCTTAAAGAAGTTGATATTAAAAAGTGTGAGGAGATTGCCAATTCATTGGGTGTTAAGTTTAAAGTAAGACATCTTGATGAGGTTGGGTAA
- a CDS encoding 2,3-bisphosphoglycerate-independent phosphoglycerate mutase, translated as MDLSSLIQKNNTKIIFVILDGLGGLPINGKTELEMANKPNLDSLARVSACGLHIPVDYGITPGSGPGHFGVFGYDPLQYEIGRGVLEALGLDIELQKTDVALRCNYATIKNGLIVDRRAGRIPTEKNIELTNMLSENIKEIDGVKIILKPGKEHRFCLVMRFSKNITEKQAMVTDTDPQKEGKPPAEPIALNKESIEVAEIAKKFIKKAEEILKNEEKANYVLLRGFSALPDIPSFEQKYGLKACSIAVYPMYRGITKLLGMDILPVEGDIKEEMELLKKVYKDYDFVFLHIKKIDSFGEDGNFEGKIKKIEEFDSFIPEILSLNPDTLVITGDHSTPCLLKTHSWHPVPLLIKSPYVFGATVNSFTERECLKGELGIIHATSIMPLVLANTLRLRKFGA; from the coding sequence ATGGATTTGTCTTCTTTGATTCAAAAAAATAATACAAAAATAATTTTTGTAATTCTTGATGGACTTGGTGGGCTTCCTATTAATGGAAAAACAGAGCTTGAGATGGCAAATAAACCAAATCTTGACAGTCTTGCAAGAGTATCAGCATGTGGATTGCATATTCCTGTAGATTATGGGATTACGCCAGGAAGCGGACCTGGTCATTTTGGAGTCTTTGGATATGATCCTCTTCAGTATGAGATTGGTAGAGGTGTTCTTGAGGCATTAGGGCTTGATATAGAACTTCAAAAAACTGATGTAGCTTTAAGGTGTAACTATGCCACTATTAAAAATGGTTTGATAGTTGATAGAAGAGCAGGAAGAATACCTACAGAAAAAAATATAGAGCTTACCAATATGCTTTCAGAAAATATAAAGGAGATTGACGGAGTAAAAATTATTCTGAAACCTGGAAAGGAACACAGATTTTGTCTTGTAATGAGATTTTCAAAAAATATTACAGAAAAACAGGCGATGGTTACAGATACAGACCCTCAAAAAGAAGGAAAACCACCTGCTGAGCCCATTGCTTTAAATAAGGAGTCTATTGAGGTTGCAGAAATAGCTAAAAAATTTATTAAAAAAGCAGAAGAAATCTTAAAAAATGAGGAAAAAGCCAATTATGTTCTTTTAAGGGGTTTTTCTGCGTTACCAGATATACCTTCTTTTGAGCAGAAATATGGTCTTAAAGCATGTTCCATAGCAGTATATCCAATGTATCGTGGTATTACAAAATTACTTGGTATGGATATATTGCCTGTAGAGGGTGATATTAAAGAGGAAATGGAGTTACTTAAAAAGGTTTACAAAGATTATGATTTTGTTTTTCTTCACATAAAAAAGATTGATTCCTTTGGTGAAGACGGGAATTTTGAAGGTAAAATAAAAAAAATTGAAGAATTTGATAGTTTTATACCAGAGATTCTTTCATTAAATCCTGATACATTGGTTATTACAGGTGACCACAGCACTCCATGTCTTCTTAAAACACATAGCTGGCATCCTGTTCCATTGCTTATTAAATCACCCTATGTTTTTGGTGCTACGGTTAATTCCTTCACAGAAAGGGAGTGTCTTAAGGGAGAACTTGGAATAATTCATGCTACATCAATTATGCCACTTGTTCTGGCAAATACTTTGAGATTAAGGAAGTTTGGGGCATGA
- a CDS encoding amidohydrolase family protein, producing MQIIDFHTHAFPDEIAERAIKKLEEKSQVKACLNGTLDNLLRSMDKSQIAKSVLCNIATKPEQFNSIIKWSDKIRSERIIPLPSVHPDDKEAKEHIKLIKKSGFYGIKMHPFYQDFSIDDEKIYPIYEALIENDMLIVMHCGYDIAFPEWDIASPKRIINVINRFPELKFIATHLGAWKEWDKVEQLMIGKNIFMEISFSFGWMPDEKIKELILKHPSDYILFGTDSPWADQGKEIENLKKLGLSGDFMEKIFHRNAEKLLRCS from the coding sequence ATGCAAATAATTGATTTTCATACTCATGCTTTCCCAGATGAAATTGCAGAAAGAGCAATAAAGAAACTGGAAGAAAAAAGTCAGGTCAAAGCTTGTCTTAATGGAACACTTGATAATCTCCTTCGTTCAATGGACAAAAGTCAGATTGCAAAGTCTGTATTATGCAATATTGCGACAAAACCAGAACAGTTTAACTCAATTATTAAATGGAGTGATAAAATCCGCTCTGAAAGAATTATTCCTTTACCATCAGTCCATCCTGATGATAAAGAGGCCAAAGAACATATTAAATTGATTAAAAAATCAGGTTTTTATGGGATAAAAATGCATCCATTCTATCAAGATTTTTCAATTGATGATGAAAAGATTTACCCAATATATGAAGCACTTATTGAAAATGATATGCTGATTGTTATGCACTGTGGCTATGATATAGCCTTCCCTGAGTGGGATATTGCTTCCCCCAAAAGAATAATAAATGTCATAAATAGGTTTCCAGAGCTCAAGTTTATTGCAACTCATCTTGGGGCATGGAAAGAGTGGGATAAGGTAGAACAATTAATGATCGGTAAAAATATTTTTATGGAAATATCTTTTTCATTTGGATGGATGCCCGATGAAAAAATTAAAGAACTAATTCTTAAACATCCATCAGACTATATTCTTTTTGGAACTGACTCTCCATGGGCAGACCAAGGCAAGGAAATAGAAAACCTTAAAAAACTTGGTCTTTCAGGAGATTTTATGGAAAAAATATTTCATCGTAATGCAGAAAAGTTGCTCCGATGCTCATAA
- a CDS encoding YihY/virulence factor BrkB family protein — translation MLIKLPKAFIISLKDFYNDEGVFLSSSLAFFSILSIIPLSMFIVNILMNILQEERVVKFVYSKLITFFPAIELHMIKELRKILASKEISSISLILYGVFSLQLFTAIEFSLNKIFKTAKKRHFIMSLLMSFFIILLITFTVAASFAFTYLIRIFQPMIFSELSILLGFFLKYLLPFVLMFVITTLLYKILPNKKIKLSSILIGALITTVLIEIAKYVFAFYVVKIIKINTLYGSLSTFLALLMWLFYGWAVFIYGAELIKNIEKK, via the coding sequence ATGCTCATAAAGCTTCCGAAGGCTTTTATTATAAGTTTAAAAGATTTTTATAATGATGAAGGAGTTTTTTTAAGCTCTTCACTTGCCTTTTTTTCAATTTTATCAATTATTCCCCTGAGCATGTTTATTGTTAACATTCTGATGAATATACTACAAGAAGAAAGAGTTGTAAAATTTGTATATTCAAAATTAATCACATTTTTTCCTGCAATAGAACTACATATGATTAAAGAACTCCGAAAAATTTTGGCATCAAAAGAAATAAGCAGTATTTCATTAATTCTTTATGGTGTCTTTTCTTTACAACTTTTTACAGCAATTGAATTTTCACTTAACAAAATTTTTAAAACTGCAAAAAAGAGACATTTTATAATGTCACTTCTGATGTCATTTTTTATAATTCTTCTTATAACATTTACAGTAGCAGCCTCATTTGCTTTTACCTATCTTATAAGAATTTTTCAACCCATGATATTTTCTGAACTAAGTATTCTATTAGGCTTTTTTCTGAAGTATCTTCTGCCTTTTGTATTGATGTTTGTTATTACAACCTTGCTTTATAAAATTTTACCAAACAAAAAAATTAAACTTAGTTCAATTTTAATAGGAGCTTTAATTACAACAGTACTAATTGAGATTGCCAAATATGTTTTTGCTTTTTATGTTGTCAAAATAATCAAAATAAATACTCTTTATGGTTCTTTATCAACCTTTCTTGCGCTTCTTATGTGGCTTTTTTATGGTTGGGCAGTTTTTATTTACGGAGCAGAATTAATAAAAAATATTGAAAAAAAATGA
- the thiD gene encoding bifunctional hydroxymethylpyrimidine kinase/phosphomethylpyrimidine kinase, which yields MKIALTIGASDPTSGAGIQMDLKVFHSLEVYGLSILTAVTAQSTIEFSSVFPLPEEIINSQFETLLKDLKPHGTKIGMIYSKEAFQCVISNIKNLNIKNLVIDPVMTSTLGAKLLENNALKTLKEELIPLSMAVTANIPEAEALTELKIERIEDLYEASKQLYQMGTKFAIIKGGHFEKKAIDILYDGKNFYKIDGKKIPGQFHGTGCAFSSAFVCFLCKGYNPLEAFKASKDFVRKAIENSLKLGQGINLLII from the coding sequence ATGAAAATAGCTTTAACTATAGGAGCCTCAGACCCAACATCTGGAGCAGGAATCCAGATGGATTTAAAAGTTTTTCATTCTTTAGAAGTCTATGGATTAAGTATTCTAACTGCTGTTACTGCTCAAAGTACAATAGAATTTTCCTCTGTTTTCCCTCTACCAGAAGAAATTATAAATAGTCAGTTTGAAACTCTCTTAAAAGATTTAAAACCTCATGGAACAAAAATAGGTATGATTTACAGTAAAGAGGCTTTTCAGTGTGTAATCAGCAATATTAAAAACTTAAATATAAAAAACCTTGTGATTGACCCTGTAATGACTTCTACATTAGGAGCTAAATTATTAGAAAATAATGCCCTAAAAACTCTAAAAGAAGAACTTATTCCTCTTTCAATGGCTGTTACAGCAAATATTCCTGAAGCAGAAGCACTCACAGAACTAAAGATTGAAAGAATTGAAGACTTATATGAAGCTTCAAAGCAACTCTATCAGATGGGAACAAAGTTTGCTATAATTAAAGGTGGACATTTTGAAAAAAAAGCAATTGATATACTTTATGATGGGAAAAATTTTTACAAAATAGATGGGAAAAAAATTCCTGGACAATTTCATGGAACAGGATGCGCTTTTTCATCAGCTTTTGTTTGTTTTTTATGTAAAGGATATAATCCATTGGAGGCATTTAAGGCATCTAAGGACTTTGTAAGAAAAGCAATTGAAAATTCTTTAAAATTAGGGCAAGGAATAAATCTATTAATAATTTAA
- a CDS encoding phosphoribosylaminoimidazolesuccinocarboxamide synthase produces the protein MKNVVLETNLKGVKLLRRGKVRDIYEIEDYLLIVATDRVSAFDVVLPTGIPEKGKILTQISLFWFDKVKDIVENHLVSANADEFPEPLPAYKEILEGRSMLVKKAKPLPVECIVRGYLSGSGWKDYQKTGMICGIKLPEGLVESAKLPEPVFTPSTKAEQGHDINISFEETIQILGEETAQKVKELSLSIYKKAAQIAEKKGIIIADTKMEFGFYNGKLILIDELLTPDSSRFWSLENYRIGYPQDSYDKQIVRDYLLSIKWDKKPPAPQLPEDIVNKTAERYKEIFRILTS, from the coding sequence GTGAAAAATGTGGTTCTTGAAACAAATCTTAAAGGAGTAAAACTCCTCAGAAGAGGTAAGGTCAGAGATATTTATGAAATTGAAGACTATTTACTCATTGTTGCAACAGATAGAGTTTCTGCTTTTGATGTTGTATTGCCAACAGGAATTCCTGAAAAAGGAAAAATACTAACTCAGATATCTTTATTCTGGTTTGATAAAGTAAAAGATATTGTTGAAAACCATCTTGTTTCAGCAAATGCAGACGAATTTCCTGAGCCTTTACCTGCTTATAAAGAAATTCTTGAAGGAAGAAGTATGCTTGTAAAAAAAGCTAAACCTCTTCCTGTTGAATGCATTGTTCGTGGATATCTAAGTGGTTCAGGATGGAAAGATTATCAAAAAACAGGAATGATTTGCGGAATAAAACTTCCTGAAGGACTTGTTGAATCTGCCAAACTGCCAGAACCTGTTTTCACCCCAAGCACAAAAGCAGAACAAGGACATGATATAAATATAAGTTTTGAAGAAACTATTCAAATTCTCGGAGAAGAAACTGCTCAAAAAGTTAAAGAGCTTTCATTATCTATTTACAAAAAAGCTGCTCAGATTGCTGAAAAAAAAGGTATTATAATTGCTGACACAAAAATGGAATTTGGATTTTACAATGGAAAACTTATTCTTATTGATGAGTTATTAACGCCGGATTCTTCTCGTTTCTGGTCATTAGAAAATTATAGGATAGGCTATCCTCAAGACAGCTATGATAAGCAGATTGTAAGAGATTATCTCCTTTCAATAAAATGGGATAAAAAACCACCAGCACCACAACTACCTGAAGATATAGTTAATAAAACTGCTGAAAGATATAAAGAAATCTTCAGGATTCTAACTTCTTAA
- a CDS encoding deoxyribonuclease IV yields the protein MRPLGVHTSIKESILNAIEEAKNLQCETFQIFLHSPRIWKIPEFEEEIIEKFKKKIQENNLSPFVVHASYLINLISSNPKTINSSKYLLKREVLMSDLLGADYYVIHLKDNREMQNEEIFDKVREAFSKIGKLQKCKILIENTAKSKITARISDLFDTFKNINTENVSGVCIDTCHLFAAGYDISNEKVISEFIEEVKNFGDFNLIKLIHLNDSKASVGSGIDRHEHIGRGNIGIKGFENFFKIKEISHVPLILETPKKSPQDDIKNLTAVREILKKLES from the coding sequence ATGAGGCCATTAGGTGTTCATACTTCAATAAAAGAAAGTATTCTTAATGCAATTGAAGAGGCAAAAAATCTTCAATGTGAAACATTCCAAATTTTTCTTCATAGTCCAAGAATATGGAAGATTCCTGAATTTGAAGAAGAGATTATTGAAAAATTTAAAAAAAAGATTCAGGAAAACAACCTCAGTCCTTTTGTTGTTCATGCGTCTTATCTAATAAATCTTATTTCATCTAATCCAAAAACTATAAACTCCTCAAAATATCTTCTTAAAAGAGAAGTTTTAATGTCAGATTTGCTTGGTGCTGATTATTATGTAATCCACTTAAAGGATAATCGGGAAATGCAAAATGAAGAAATTTTTGACAAAGTCAGAGAAGCTTTCAGTAAAATTGGAAAACTTCAAAAATGTAAAATTCTTATTGAAAATACAGCAAAAAGCAAAATAACTGCCAGAATTTCAGATCTTTTTGACACATTTAAAAATATTAATACAGAAAATGTTAGTGGAGTTTGTATTGATACCTGTCACTTGTTTGCCGCGGGTTACGATATTTCTAATGAAAAGGTAATTTCAGAATTTATTGAAGAAGTTAAAAATTTTGGAGATTTTAATCTCATAAAACTCATTCATTTAAATGATTCAAAGGCATCTGTTGGCTCAGGAATAGACAGACATGAGCATATAGGTAGAGGAAATATTGGCATTAAAGGATTTGAAAATTTTTTTAAAATAAAAGAGATATCCCATGTCCCATTAATTCTTGAGACCCCAAAAAAATCTCCTCAAGATGATATAAAAAATCTTACTGCTGTAAGAGAAATTCTTAAGAAGTTAGAATCCTGA
- a CDS encoding vitamin K epoxide reductase family protein yields MSKIKKIKISSLFYLSGFLFILAETILHIYGKSVCSTEGCKVVESFVKGGNLVLLIAGLILFGTLFFISFHKFSESLISFVEKVHSGILIIALSIEGYLLGFQTFIIKEFCVFCFTVFGILFLSSLFRIFERRFEIILAFAGFISVFFMTYIINPEINQIPSNQYVLVYSKGCPHCEEVIQFCKSHSISIQTVEAKKLAGILKSLKIEHVPILVCDEGETKKFIIGQDNIKEYLLTKASTTNTEQGVCPIFEKEKCQ; encoded by the coding sequence ATGTCTAAAATTAAGAAAATAAAGATAAGCTCTTTGTTTTATCTATCTGGTTTCTTATTTATATTAGCTGAAACCATTCTTCATATTTATGGGAAAAGTGTTTGCTCAACCGAAGGATGCAAAGTTGTAGAAAGCTTCGTCAAAGGTGGAAATCTTGTCCTTCTTATTGCAGGCTTAATTTTATTCGGAACACTGTTTTTTATTTCATTTCATAAATTTTCTGAATCATTAATTAGTTTTGTTGAAAAAGTTCATTCAGGCATTCTTATTATAGCTTTATCAATAGAAGGTTATTTATTAGGATTCCAGACTTTCATAATAAAAGAATTTTGTGTTTTTTGCTTTACTGTATTTGGAATCCTCTTTCTAAGTAGTTTATTTAGAATTTTTGAGAGGCGATTTGAAATAATTCTTGCATTTGCTGGTTTTATCTCTGTATTTTTCATGACTTATATTATAAATCCTGAAATTAATCAAATACCTTCTAACCAGTATGTCCTTGTTTACTCTAAAGGATGTCCTCACTGTGAGGAAGTAATTCAATTTTGCAAAAGTCATTCAATTTCAATTCAGACTGTTGAAGCAAAAAAACTTGCAGGTATTCTTAAGTCTTTGAAAATAGAACATGTTCCAATTTTAGTCTGTGATGAAGGTGAAACAAAAAAATTTATTATTGGTCAGGATAATATAAAAGAATATTTGCTCACAAAAGCTTCAACAACAAATACCGAACAAGGGGTTTGCCCTATTTTTGAGAAGGAGAAATGTCAGTGA
- a CDS encoding DUF72 domain-containing protein translates to MEQAIQRGLDYHIGTSGWQYGHWKGIFYPEKLKYSEWLSYYCKHFSTVEINVTFYRDVKPSTFQKWYNLTPEDFLFSVKLSRQITHFKKLKIDKATIDYFINKYSTLKGKLGVILIQLPPGLKFDKVVVDNFISMLDKTYRYTVEARNKTFINDIFFEILKLNNIAFCIADSAGRFPYYEVITADFVYVRLHGSQRLYASEYTDKELSEWVQKLKIWNKPAYIYFDNDYMGYAVKNALKLKELLTDISPSQK, encoded by the coding sequence ATGGAGCAGGCTATACAAAGAGGATTAGATTATCATATTGGCACATCTGGATGGCAGTATGGGCATTGGAAAGGTATTTTTTATCCTGAAAAATTAAAATATTCAGAGTGGCTTTCTTATTACTGTAAACATTTTTCTACAGTTGAAATAAATGTAACTTTTTACAGAGATGTAAAACCTTCAACATTTCAAAAATGGTATAATCTAACACCAGAAGATTTTTTATTTTCAGTAAAACTTTCAAGACAGATAACACATTTTAAGAAACTCAAAATTGATAAAGCTACAATTGATTATTTTATTAATAAGTATTCAACTTTGAAAGGAAAACTCGGAGTTATACTAATTCAACTTCCACCAGGACTAAAATTTGACAAGGTGGTGGTTGATAATTTTATTTCCATGTTAGATAAAACATATAGATATACAGTTGAAGCGAGGAATAAAACATTCATTAATGATATTTTCTTTGAGATTCTGAAATTGAATAATATTGCTTTTTGCATAGCAGACTCTGCTGGAAGATTTCCTTATTACGAGGTAATTACAGCAGATTTTGTTTATGTGAGACTTCACGGTTCACAGAGGCTTTATGCTTCAGAGTATACAGATAAAGAACTCAGTGAATGGGTTCAAAAACTTAAAATATGGAATAAACCTGCATATATTTACTTTGACAACGACTATATGGGATATGCTGTAAAAAATGCATTAAAACTTAAAGAACTGCTCACTGACATTTCTCCTTCTCAAAAATAG